From Mycolicibacterium nivoides, a single genomic window includes:
- a CDS encoding ATP-dependent DNA ligase has product MLLADVAAASADIAGASARLAKIDRIAALLSVAAAEGDARTVSVTVSWLSGELPQRQIGVGWAALRSLPAPAEDPELTVDGVDARFTRIGTVSGKGSQALRAELVRDLFATATDAEQTFLRRLLGGELRQGALTGVMADAVARASGIPAAEVRRAAMLAGDLPAVAAVALTGGRTALAEFQLQVGRPVGPMLAQTATGVADALERLGGTAILEAKLDGARVQIHRKGSEVSVFTRSLDDVTHRLPEVVEATLALAATDLIADAEAIALRPDNRPHPFQVTAARFGRKSPKDLEPLSVFFFDLLHVDGQDLLDLPTEQRLASLDVLVPQDRRVDRVVTADPAVAQQFLDRTLAAGHEGVMAKAPTAPYEAGRRGAGWLKVKPVHTLDLVVLAVERGSGRRTGKLSNIHLGARDPETGGFVMLGKTFKGMTDAMLAWQTERFHELQVDDDGWVVTVRPEQVVEIAFDGVQRSSRYPGGVALRFARVLRYRDDKTPNQTDTIDTVRAFLT; this is encoded by the coding sequence GTGTTGCTCGCCGACGTCGCCGCCGCCTCTGCCGACATCGCGGGGGCGTCGGCGCGGCTGGCCAAGATCGACCGCATCGCCGCCCTGCTGTCGGTGGCCGCCGCCGAGGGCGATGCCCGGACGGTGTCGGTCACGGTGTCCTGGCTGTCCGGGGAGCTCCCCCAACGCCAGATCGGTGTCGGGTGGGCGGCGCTGCGTTCACTGCCCGCACCGGCGGAGGACCCGGAGCTGACGGTTGACGGGGTCGACGCGCGGTTCACCCGCATCGGCACGGTCTCCGGTAAGGGCTCTCAGGCGCTGCGTGCCGAGTTGGTGCGTGACCTCTTCGCCACAGCCACCGACGCAGAACAGACCTTCCTGCGCCGGCTCCTGGGCGGCGAACTGCGCCAGGGCGCCCTGACCGGGGTGATGGCCGACGCCGTGGCCCGGGCCTCCGGCATACCGGCAGCCGAAGTCCGGCGCGCGGCGATGCTCGCCGGCGATCTGCCCGCCGTGGCCGCCGTGGCGCTGACCGGTGGCCGTACCGCCTTGGCCGAGTTCCAGTTACAGGTCGGGCGCCCGGTCGGGCCGATGCTCGCGCAGACCGCGACCGGTGTCGCCGACGCGCTCGAACGGCTCGGCGGTACAGCGATTCTGGAGGCCAAGCTGGACGGCGCCCGTGTGCAGATCCACCGCAAGGGATCGGAGGTGTCGGTGTTCACGCGCAGCCTCGACGACGTCACCCACCGACTGCCCGAGGTGGTCGAGGCGACGCTGGCACTGGCGGCCACCGATCTGATCGCCGACGCCGAGGCCATCGCTCTGCGGCCGGACAATCGCCCGCACCCCTTTCAGGTCACCGCCGCCCGGTTCGGCCGCAAGAGCCCCAAAGATCTCGAACCGTTGTCGGTGTTCTTCTTTGACCTGCTGCACGTCGACGGTCAGGACCTGCTCGATCTGCCCACCGAACAGCGGCTGGCCTCCCTCGACGTACTGGTACCGCAAGACCGGCGCGTCGATCGCGTCGTCACCGCCGACCCCGCCGTCGCACAACAGTTTCTCGACCGGACTCTGGCCGCCGGGCACGAGGGGGTGATGGCGAAGGCGCCGACGGCACCGTACGAGGCCGGCCGCCGTGGCGCCGGTTGGCTCAAGGTCAAGCCCGTGCACACGCTCGATCTGGTGGTGCTGGCCGTCGAGCGGGGGTCTGGGCGGCGCACCGGCAAGCTCTCCAACATCCATCTGGGCGCGCGCGATCCGGAGACCGGCGGATTCGTGATGCTGGGCAAGACGTTCAAGGGTATGACCGACGCGATGCTGGCATGGCAGACCGAACGGTTTCACGAATTGCAGGTCGACGACGACGGCTGGGTGGTCACGGTTCGGCCCGAGCAGGTTGTCGAGATCGCCTTCGACGGCGTCCAGCGGTCGAGCCGGTACCCGGGCGGCGTCGCGCTGCGGTTCGCCAGGGTGTTGCGCTACCGGGACGACAAGACCCCGAACCAGACGGACACGATCGACACCGTGCGCGCATTCCTCACCTGA
- a CDS encoding glutamyl-tRNA amidotransferase — MTPAQHWRDHLRESLLSARKSRDTAGVTAIRSALSAIDNAETPQADQTDTRIGGAIAGAVSGVGSTEVARRTLSDGEIRGLIQAEVDERLTAADQYIANGHRERAADLQAQAAILTQVLGQTPEVV, encoded by the coding sequence ATGACACCTGCCCAGCACTGGCGCGACCACCTGCGCGAGTCCCTGCTGTCGGCGCGCAAGTCCCGCGATACCGCCGGCGTCACCGCCATCCGGTCGGCGCTGAGCGCCATCGACAACGCGGAGACGCCGCAGGCCGACCAGACCGATACCCGCATCGGTGGTGCGATCGCGGGTGCGGTGTCCGGCGTGGGCTCGACCGAGGTTGCCCGCCGGACGCTCAGCGATGGCGAGATTCGCGGCCTCATTCAGGCCGAGGTCGATGAACGACTCACGGCGGCAGACCAATACATCGCGAACGGGCACCGCGAACGGGCAGCTGACCTGCAAGCCCAGGCCGCCATCCTGACGCAGGTGCTCGGCCAAACGCCGGAGGTTGTCTGA